A single region of the Brachypodium distachyon strain Bd21 chromosome 3, Brachypodium_distachyon_v3.0, whole genome shotgun sequence genome encodes:
- the LOC100827787 gene encoding C2 and GRAM domain-containing protein At1g03370 isoform X1 — protein MGAVSRLEPGQRSAPMRLCVHVLEARGLPAIYLNGSSDPYVRLQLGRRRAKTTVVKRSLSPLWDEEFGFLVADVAEELVVSVLNEDRYFSTDFLGRVKVPLSAILETEDHSLGTAWYELQPKTRKFSRKRRGEICLRIYLSVREGHSNESQNILMQLINDTPCSSSRSIETSASSLSAVPSSLGLSSSASMDHALYRSGGDQLIQRITDQKGTSSIESQPCGSTQQAVLLEPEEDDADAANASSVVEVLSRYFRKGADTASSFTSEPEPMDHFQETEINSEFCENGKNSTPEVGLHELLRTMESKDQGCGMPGNLPGGILVDQSYAIAPTELNTMLFSANSDFWPAVAEVQGLSGLQNDPWKLENSENCLKRTLTYTKAASKLVKSVKATEEQTYLKAAGNSFAVLSCVSTPDVPCGNCFKVEILYCIIPGPQLPSKEQTSQLTISWRLNFVQSTMLKGMIENGAKQGLREGYAQFTEVLSQKIKVVELDDANSSKDKILASLQTHDQSNWKLVARFLGSFAFIFSFTVAVYGIAHLRLAKSNNMGLEYFGIDLPDSIGEVVFCAILILQGQNIFKVGRRFLHAWKQRGSDHGVKAHGDGWLLTVALIEGSGIVGAGTPGLPDPYVVFMCNGKRKTSSVKFRTSEPKWNEIFEFDAMDDPPSRLDVVVHDSDGPSDETTIGRTEVNFVKNNLTDLGDMWLPLDGRFAQGSEPKLHVRIFLNNSRGTEVVMNYLEKMGKEVGKKMHLRSAQTNSSFCKLFSLPTEEFLIDDFTCHLKRKMPLQGRLFLSPRIIGFYSNIFGRKTKFFFLWEDIDDIQVVPPSLSTVGSPSLMIILQKDRGLEARHGAKTQDPQGRLKFHFQTFVSFNDAHRIIMALWKMRLSGLEQKGEVNDKEPEPKQLASDEGSLLGNEDVKMTEVYTAVLSVDVNALMEMFSGGPLEQKVMQKAGCADYSPTEWEPVNRNIYQRQISFRFDKSSSKYGGEATTTQQKYNLQNREGWVLEEVMTLQGVLHEDYTSIQLKYHMMSTALKPNSCSIQVMLGIVWLKGTRHQKKATKNVMSNSANRLKEMFLEVEKELTSRKGIPFSTLDRFRPAANWWGLTLMQENRVD, from the exons ATGGGCGCGGTGTCGCGCCTGGAGCCGGGCCAGCGGAGCGCGCCGATGCGGCTGTGTGTGCACGTGCTGGAGGCGCGGGGGCTCCCGGCCATCTACCTCAACGGCTCCAGCGACCCCTACGTGCGGCTGcagctcgggcggcggcgggccaaGACGACGGTGGTCAAGCGCAGCCTCAGCCCGCTGTGGGACGAGGAGTTCGGCTTCCTCGTCGCCGACGTCGCCGAGGAGCTCGTCGTCTCCGTGCTCAACGAGGACAGGTACTTCAGCACCGACTTCCTGGGCCGGGTCAAGGTGCCGCTCTCCGCCATCCTGGAGACGGAGGACCACTCGCTCGGCACCGCCTGGTACGAGCTCCAGCCCAAGACCAGGAAGTTCAGTAGGAAGAGGCGCG GTGAAATTTGCCTGAGGATATACTTATCGGTCAGGGAAGGTCACTCGAATGAATCACAAAACATTCTGATGCAACTTATCAATGATACACCTTGCAGCTCAAGTAGGTCAATTGAAACTAGTGCCTCATCCTTATCAGCTGTCCCTAGCAGCCTGGGTCTCTCATCCTCTGCCAGCATGGATCACGCATTATACCGAAGTGGTGGGGATCAGTTGATCCAGAGAATCACAGACCAAAAAGGCACTAGCAGCATAGAGAGCCAACCCTGTGGCAGCACACAACAAGCTGTTCTTTTGGAacctgaagaagatgatgctGATGCTGCTAATGCATCATCAGTAGTGGAGGTCTTGTCTCGGTACTTCCGGAAAGGTGCTGATACTGCATCTTCTTTCACATCAGAACCTGAGCCCATGGATCACTTTCAAGAAACAGAAATTAATTCTGAATTTTGTGAAAATGGCAAGAACAGCACACCTGAGGTTGGTCTGCATGAGCTACTGAGAACTATGGAGTCTAAAGATCAAGGTTGTGGAATGCCAGGAAACTTGCCTGGTGGTATTCTAGTGGACCAATCTTACGCTATTGCGCCAACTGAATTGAATACCATGCTGTTTTCTGCAAATTCAGATTTCTGGCCAGCAGTTGCAGAAGTTCAAGGACTAAGTGGGCTTCAAAATGATCCATGGAAACTTGAGAATAGTGAGAATTGTTTGAAAAGAACATTAACTTACACAAAAGCTGCAAGTAAATTAGTTAAATCTGTTAAAGCTACAGAGGAGCAGACATACTTGAAGGCAGCTGGAAACTCGTTTGCTGTCCTTTCTTGTGTTAGCACTCCTGATGTTCCCTGTGGTAATTGTTTCAAGGTGGAGATATTGTACTGTATCATACCAGGTCCCCAGTTGCCATCTAAAGAACAAACCTCACAACTTACAATAAGTTGGCGTCTGAACTTTGTTCAGAGTACAATGTTGAAAGGAATGATCGAGAATGGGGCAAAACAAGGCCTCAGAGAAGGATATGCACAGTTTACTGAAGTGCTTTCCCAGAAAATTAAAGTTGTTGAGCTTGATGATGCTAACTCAAGCAAAGACAAGATTCTAGCTTCACTGCAGACACATGATCAATCAAACTGGAAGCTGGTAGCTCGTTTCCTTGGGAGTTTTGCATTCATATTCTCTTTCACTGTAGCAGTGTATGGCATTGCACATCTTCGTCTGGCAAAGTCCAATAATATGGGGCTTGAATATTTTGGTATTGACCTGCCAGATTCTATTGGGGAGGTTGTATTTTGTGCTATTTTGATCCTTCAGGGGCAGAATATCTTCAAAGTGGGTCGACGTTTTTTGCATGCCTGGAAACAACGTG GCAGTGATCATGGGGTCAAAGCTCATGGTGATGGTTGGTTGCTGACTGTTGCGCTTATTGAGGGAAGTGGAATAGTAGGTGCAGGCACGCCTGGGTTGCCTGACCCTTATGTAGTTTTTATGTGTAATGGAAAGAGAAAAACTAGCTCAGTTAAATTCCGGACATCAGAGCCAAAATGGAATG AGATATTTGAATTTGATGCGATGGATGATCCTCCATCAAGGTTGGACGTGGTTGTGCATGATTCAGATGGACCGTCTGATGAAACTACCATTGGTCGCACAGAAgtaaattttgtcaaaaacaATTTGACAGATTTGGGTGACATGTGGCTTCCACTCGATGGAAGGTTTGCCCAAGGATCTGAGCCCAAGTTACATGTAAGAATCTTCTTGAACAACTCGCGGGGGACTGAAGTTGTTATGAATTATCTGGAAAAGATGGGGAAAGAAGTTGGTAAGAAG ATGCATTTGCGGTCTGCCCAGACAAATTCATCATTTTGTAAGCTCTTTAGCCTCCCCACAGAAGAATTTCTTATCGATGATTTCACCTGTCACCTGAAAAGGAAAATGCCACTTCAG GGCCGCCTCTTTCTTTCACCAAGGATAATTGGATTTTATTCCAATATCTTTGGGCGGAAAAccaagtttttctttctttgggaAGACATTGATGATATCCAGGTTGTTCCACCTTCACTATCAACAGTTGGGAGTCCATCCTTGATGATCATCCTCCAGAAGGACAGAGGTCTAGAAGCTAGGCATGGCGCCAAAACACAGGATCCTCAAGGAAGACTGAAGTTCCATTTCCAAACATTTGTTTCCTTCAATGATGCTCATAG AATTATTATGGCACTCTGGAAAATGCGGTTATCAGGCCTAGAACAAAAGGGAGAGGTGAATGACAAAGAACCTGAACCGAAACAGCTCGCCTCTGACGAAGGTTCTCTGTTGGGCAACGAAGACGTAAAAATGACAGAAGTCTACACAGCAGTTCTTTCGGTCGAT GTGAATGCCTTGATGGAGATGTTCTCTGGAGGTCCATTGGAGCAGAAGGTGATGCAGAAAGCTGGTTGTGCTGACTATTCACCAACAGAATGGGAACCGGTAAACCGAAACATATACCAACGACAGATCAGCTTTAGATTTGACAAAAGTTCATCCAAATATGGAGGAGAAGCAACAACCacacaacaaaaatataacTTACAGAATAGAGAGGGGTGGGTCCTTGAGGAGGTGATGACCCTCCAAGGCGTCCTACATGAAGATTACACGAGT ATCCAGCTCAAGTACCATATGATGAGCACGGCCTTGAAACCAAACTCCTGCAGCATTCAGGTAATGCTAGGGATTGTCTGGTTGAAGGGCACTAGGCATCAAAAGAAGGCCACGAAGAATGTCATGTCAAATTCTGCCAACAGGCTGAAGGAGATGTTCCTGGAAGTGGAAAAGGAGCTTACATCAAGAAAAGGTATCCCCTTCAGCACACTAGATCGATTCCGCCCTGCAGCAAATTG GTGGGGGTTAACATTGATGCAAGAGAACCGAGTAGATTGA
- the LOC100827787 gene encoding C2 and GRAM domain-containing protein At1g03370 isoform X2, translating to MGAVSRLEPGQRSAPMRLCVHVLEARGLPAIYLNGSSDPYVRLQLGRRRAKTTVVKRSLSPLWDEEFGFLVADVAEELVVSVLNEDRYFSTDFLGRVKVPLSAILETEDHSLGTAWYELQPKTRKFSRKRRGEICLRIYLSVREGHSNESQNILMQLINDTPCSSSRSIETSASSLSAVPSSLGLSSSASMDHALYRSGGDQLIQRITDQKGTSSIESQPCGSTQQAVLLEPEEDDADAANASSVVEVLSRYFRKGADTASSFTSEPEPMDHFQETEINSEFCENGKNSTPEVGLHELLRTMESKDQGCGMPGNLPGGILVDQSYAIAPTELNTMLFSANSDFWPAVAEVQGLSGLQNDPWKLENSENCLKRTLTYTKAASKLVKSVKATEEQTYLKAAGNSFAVLSCVSTPDVPCGNCFKVEILYCIIPGPQLPSKEQTSQLTISWRLNFVQSTMLKGMIENGAKQGLREGYAQFTEVLSQKIKVVELDDANSSKDKILASLQTHDQSNWKLVARFLGSFAFIFSFTVAVYGIAHLRLAKSNNMGLEYFGIDLPDSIGEVVFCAILILQGQNIFKVGRRFLHAWKQRGSDHGVKAHGDGWLLTVALIEGSGIVGAGTPGLPDPYVVFMCNGKRKTSSVKFRTSEPKWNEIFEFDAMDDPPSRLDVVVHDSDGPSDETTIGRTEVNFVKNNLTDLGDMWLPLDGRFAQGSEPKLHVRIFLNNSRGTEVVMNYLEKMGKEVGKKMHLRSAQTNSSFCKLFSLPTEEFLIDDFTCHLKRKMPLQGRLFLSPRIIGFYSNIFGRKTKFFFLWEDIDDIQVVPPSLSTVGSPSLMIILQKDRGLEARHGAKTQDPQGRLKFHFQTFVSFNDAHRIIMALWKMRLSGLEQKGEVNDKEPEPKQLASDEGSLLGNEDVKMTEVYTAVLSVDVNALMEMFSGGPLEQKVMQKAGCADYSPTEWEPVNRNIYQRQISFRFDKSSSKYGGEATTTQQKYNLQNREGWVLEEVMTLQGVLHEDYTSIQLKYHMMSTALKPNSCSIQVMLGIVWLKGTRHQKKATKNVMSNSANRLKEMFLEVEKELTSRKGGG from the exons ATGGGCGCGGTGTCGCGCCTGGAGCCGGGCCAGCGGAGCGCGCCGATGCGGCTGTGTGTGCACGTGCTGGAGGCGCGGGGGCTCCCGGCCATCTACCTCAACGGCTCCAGCGACCCCTACGTGCGGCTGcagctcgggcggcggcgggccaaGACGACGGTGGTCAAGCGCAGCCTCAGCCCGCTGTGGGACGAGGAGTTCGGCTTCCTCGTCGCCGACGTCGCCGAGGAGCTCGTCGTCTCCGTGCTCAACGAGGACAGGTACTTCAGCACCGACTTCCTGGGCCGGGTCAAGGTGCCGCTCTCCGCCATCCTGGAGACGGAGGACCACTCGCTCGGCACCGCCTGGTACGAGCTCCAGCCCAAGACCAGGAAGTTCAGTAGGAAGAGGCGCG GTGAAATTTGCCTGAGGATATACTTATCGGTCAGGGAAGGTCACTCGAATGAATCACAAAACATTCTGATGCAACTTATCAATGATACACCTTGCAGCTCAAGTAGGTCAATTGAAACTAGTGCCTCATCCTTATCAGCTGTCCCTAGCAGCCTGGGTCTCTCATCCTCTGCCAGCATGGATCACGCATTATACCGAAGTGGTGGGGATCAGTTGATCCAGAGAATCACAGACCAAAAAGGCACTAGCAGCATAGAGAGCCAACCCTGTGGCAGCACACAACAAGCTGTTCTTTTGGAacctgaagaagatgatgctGATGCTGCTAATGCATCATCAGTAGTGGAGGTCTTGTCTCGGTACTTCCGGAAAGGTGCTGATACTGCATCTTCTTTCACATCAGAACCTGAGCCCATGGATCACTTTCAAGAAACAGAAATTAATTCTGAATTTTGTGAAAATGGCAAGAACAGCACACCTGAGGTTGGTCTGCATGAGCTACTGAGAACTATGGAGTCTAAAGATCAAGGTTGTGGAATGCCAGGAAACTTGCCTGGTGGTATTCTAGTGGACCAATCTTACGCTATTGCGCCAACTGAATTGAATACCATGCTGTTTTCTGCAAATTCAGATTTCTGGCCAGCAGTTGCAGAAGTTCAAGGACTAAGTGGGCTTCAAAATGATCCATGGAAACTTGAGAATAGTGAGAATTGTTTGAAAAGAACATTAACTTACACAAAAGCTGCAAGTAAATTAGTTAAATCTGTTAAAGCTACAGAGGAGCAGACATACTTGAAGGCAGCTGGAAACTCGTTTGCTGTCCTTTCTTGTGTTAGCACTCCTGATGTTCCCTGTGGTAATTGTTTCAAGGTGGAGATATTGTACTGTATCATACCAGGTCCCCAGTTGCCATCTAAAGAACAAACCTCACAACTTACAATAAGTTGGCGTCTGAACTTTGTTCAGAGTACAATGTTGAAAGGAATGATCGAGAATGGGGCAAAACAAGGCCTCAGAGAAGGATATGCACAGTTTACTGAAGTGCTTTCCCAGAAAATTAAAGTTGTTGAGCTTGATGATGCTAACTCAAGCAAAGACAAGATTCTAGCTTCACTGCAGACACATGATCAATCAAACTGGAAGCTGGTAGCTCGTTTCCTTGGGAGTTTTGCATTCATATTCTCTTTCACTGTAGCAGTGTATGGCATTGCACATCTTCGTCTGGCAAAGTCCAATAATATGGGGCTTGAATATTTTGGTATTGACCTGCCAGATTCTATTGGGGAGGTTGTATTTTGTGCTATTTTGATCCTTCAGGGGCAGAATATCTTCAAAGTGGGTCGACGTTTTTTGCATGCCTGGAAACAACGTG GCAGTGATCATGGGGTCAAAGCTCATGGTGATGGTTGGTTGCTGACTGTTGCGCTTATTGAGGGAAGTGGAATAGTAGGTGCAGGCACGCCTGGGTTGCCTGACCCTTATGTAGTTTTTATGTGTAATGGAAAGAGAAAAACTAGCTCAGTTAAATTCCGGACATCAGAGCCAAAATGGAATG AGATATTTGAATTTGATGCGATGGATGATCCTCCATCAAGGTTGGACGTGGTTGTGCATGATTCAGATGGACCGTCTGATGAAACTACCATTGGTCGCACAGAAgtaaattttgtcaaaaacaATTTGACAGATTTGGGTGACATGTGGCTTCCACTCGATGGAAGGTTTGCCCAAGGATCTGAGCCCAAGTTACATGTAAGAATCTTCTTGAACAACTCGCGGGGGACTGAAGTTGTTATGAATTATCTGGAAAAGATGGGGAAAGAAGTTGGTAAGAAG ATGCATTTGCGGTCTGCCCAGACAAATTCATCATTTTGTAAGCTCTTTAGCCTCCCCACAGAAGAATTTCTTATCGATGATTTCACCTGTCACCTGAAAAGGAAAATGCCACTTCAG GGCCGCCTCTTTCTTTCACCAAGGATAATTGGATTTTATTCCAATATCTTTGGGCGGAAAAccaagtttttctttctttgggaAGACATTGATGATATCCAGGTTGTTCCACCTTCACTATCAACAGTTGGGAGTCCATCCTTGATGATCATCCTCCAGAAGGACAGAGGTCTAGAAGCTAGGCATGGCGCCAAAACACAGGATCCTCAAGGAAGACTGAAGTTCCATTTCCAAACATTTGTTTCCTTCAATGATGCTCATAG AATTATTATGGCACTCTGGAAAATGCGGTTATCAGGCCTAGAACAAAAGGGAGAGGTGAATGACAAAGAACCTGAACCGAAACAGCTCGCCTCTGACGAAGGTTCTCTGTTGGGCAACGAAGACGTAAAAATGACAGAAGTCTACACAGCAGTTCTTTCGGTCGAT GTGAATGCCTTGATGGAGATGTTCTCTGGAGGTCCATTGGAGCAGAAGGTGATGCAGAAAGCTGGTTGTGCTGACTATTCACCAACAGAATGGGAACCGGTAAACCGAAACATATACCAACGACAGATCAGCTTTAGATTTGACAAAAGTTCATCCAAATATGGAGGAGAAGCAACAACCacacaacaaaaatataacTTACAGAATAGAGAGGGGTGGGTCCTTGAGGAGGTGATGACCCTCCAAGGCGTCCTACATGAAGATTACACGAGT ATCCAGCTCAAGTACCATATGATGAGCACGGCCTTGAAACCAAACTCCTGCAGCATTCAGGTAATGCTAGGGATTGTCTGGTTGAAGGGCACTAGGCATCAAAAGAAGGCCACGAAGAATGTCATGTCAAATTCTGCCAACAGGCTGAAGGAGATGTTCCTGGAAGTGGAAAAGGAGCTTACATCAAGAAAAG GTGGGGGTTAA
- the LOC100827484 gene encoding uncharacterized protein LOC100827484 — protein MAVVAVSTAAADPSLREVPEDVVDEILLRLPCPSSLARAAAASASFRALVSSPRFLRRHRALHPDAASGPFLGVFCSVSASTLPGGAFHPAESPHPAAAAARAVAAAADFSFSFLPDAPDGWIVRDYRDGRFLLDRPSESTSSKVFTDLAVCDPVSRRYVLLPPIPEELATTVDNPLGVLGGQRRCEPFLAPDSSSSSSEEPEPSFVVIWTGRCPRKVVAFAFSSRDGEWRVVPSPECFVWRSRRSPFACPVHAVWNRRHYAHGRFYWVDCLANRWLVLDTTTMELQVEEVPSPARYWEENVAVVEGAEGAVGVFAHDFYHADGKASLNYYTILRDDADGGSGAASWRLDKTIPLPWPSTHGRPYCIRNAGNGCLIIEVTQDSPRPFFSGQCSRDVELFKIDVERFRLERVCKARCAGGAGDGYWPYFGFPPLLALPTV, from the coding sequence ATGGCCGTCGTGGCcgtctccaccgccgccgcggacccGTCCTTACGGGAGGTGCCCGAAGACGTGGTGGACGAGATCCTGCTCCGCCTCCCTTGCCCGTCCTcgctcgcgcgcgccgccgcggccagcgcCTCCTTCCGCGCCCTCGTTTCCTCCCCgcgcttcctccgccgccaccgcgcgcTCCACCCGGACGCCGCCTCGGGCCCCTTCCTCGGGGTCTTCTGCTCCGTCTCCGCTTCCACCCTTCCCGGAGGCGCCTTCCACCCCGCCGAATCGCCCCAccctgccgcggccgccgcccgcgccgtcgctgccgccgccgacttctccttctccttcctcccagACGCCCCCGACGGGTGGATCGTCCGGGACTACCGCGAcgggcgcttcctcctcgacCGCCCCTCGGAAAGCACTAGCAGCAAGGTCTTCACGGATCTCGCCGTCTGCGACCCCGTGTCCCGCCGCTACGTCCTGCTCCCGCCCATCCCGGAAGAGCTTGCAACCACCGTCGACAACCCTCTCGGCGTCCTCGGCGGCCAACGCCGCTGCGAGCCCTTCCTCGCGCCCgattcctcttcctcctcctccgaggAGCCGGAGCCCTCCTTCGTGGTGATATGGACGGGGCGGTGCCCGAGGAAAGTGGTGGCGTTCGCGTTCTCGTCACGCGACGGGGAGTGGCGCGTGGTGCCTTCGCCGGAGTGCTTCGTGTGGAGGAGCCGGCGGTCGCCGTTCGCGTGCCCCGTGCACGCCGTCTGGAACCGGCGCCACTACGCGCACGGCCGCTTCTACTGGGTGGACTGCCTCGCCAACCGCTGGCTCGTGCTGGACACGACCACCATGGAGCTCCAGGTCGAGGAGGTCCCTTCCCCGGCCAGGTACTGGGAGGAGAACGTCGCCGTGGTGGAAGGCGCCGAGGGGGCCGTCGGCGTCTTCGCGCACGACTTCTACCATGCCGACGGCAAGGCCAGCCTCAACTACTACACGATCCTGCGTGACGACGCTGACGGTGGAAGCGGTGCGGCATCGTGGCGGCTGGACAAGACGATCCCGCTGCCGTGGCCGAGCACCCATGGCCGGCCATATTGCATCCGCAATGCTGGCAACGGGTGCTTGATCATCGAGGTCACCCAGGACTCACCGCggcccttcttctccggccaATGTAGCCGGGACGTCGAGCTGTTTAAGATCGACGTCGAGCGTTTCCGGCTGGAGAGGGTCTGCAAGGCACGGTGCGCCGGCGGTGCCGGTGACGGCTACTGGCCGTACTTCGGCTTCCCGCCATTGCTGGCCTTGCCAACTGTTTGA
- the LOC104583456 gene encoding pentatricopeptide repeat-containing protein At3g02490, mitochondrial: MLRAVLNSGDLRRRLPSLLPHCRPMSGSSIAAIFSQPSPPADPAAAIQSAGLDLSHPNTIPALLVHPDLASNYPAASSFFSWAASHPKAAVLNSKCFNSMLQLAAANGDADHFWSLVSSMRSKGYGVSKTTLEAATESFRSKNMAKDADMIRAAFAAHARNAAAAEACKILRSDADESSKLDKLNELGVEVTDELVASVVEKVGQFPRQAMVFFAWVEQTAGAGIGWGKVYNALAKIIGREDCIEEFREVLQKMSSKKLGMDKEVYVTLVDRFLKRKMVFDAVDLFRFAMGGTEKPSTEDFLFLLKKLVVSEDMDLKLLMRVVRIYQKAGNEVKCSVFDAVIKSLRSVGKLGESGRVLKAMEEGGFAPDSAVHGKAVLAMCDAGELEKAREHLARVEKSGYKLDPRVWAALVQKYSLGNDVDMAVSCFPEMLERRSGNQVGCALEVLVYGLCKKKEAKEAFKVLKNLVSEKAVVPWQTTYKYLIHKLIRQGHLKEAFDVLGLMKDNGFPPFIDPFLAHISKSGTVEDALGLLKAMSSKEFPSRTVYMRMFQGFFREGRHEIAQQLLSVSPGSVRNHADVLNLFYKKKLEESAAVAL; encoded by the coding sequence atgcTCCGCGCCGTCCTCAACTCCGGCGAcctccgccgtcgcctcccctccctcctcccccactGCCGCCCAATGTCCGGATCTTCCATCGCCGCCATCTTCTCACAGCCATCCCCGCCCGCGGATCCCGCCGCGGCGATCCAGTCAGCCGGCCTCGACCTCTCCCACCCCAACACGATCCCCGCCCTCCTTGTCCACCCGGACCTCGCCTCCAACtaccccgccgcctccagcttcttctCCTGGGCCGCCTCCCACCCCAAAGCCGCCGTACTCAACTCCAAGTGCTTCAACTCCATGCTGCAGCTCGCGGCCGCCAACGGCGACGCCGACCACTTCTGGTCACTCGTCTCCTCGATGCGGTCCAAGGGCTACGGCGTCTCGAAGACCACCCTCGAGGCCGCCACGGAGAGCTTTCGCTCTAAGAACATGGCCAAGGACGCCGACATGATCCGGGCGGCCTTTGCCGCGCACGCCAGgaacgccgccgcggcagaggCGTGCAAGATTCTCCGGTCAGATGCCGACGAGTCATCCAAGCTGGACAAGTTGAATGAGTTAGGCGTTGAGGTGACTGATGAGCTGGTGGCATCGGTGGTGGAGAAGGTTGGGCAGTTCCCACGGCAGGCGATGGTGTTCTTTGCGTGGGTGGAGCAGACGGCTGGGGCAGGGATCGGTTGGGGAAAGGTTTACAATGCGTTGGCAAAGATCATTGGCCGGGAGGATTGCATCGAGGAGTTTCGGGAGGTCCTGCAGAAGATGAGTAGTAAGAAGCTTGGGATGGATAAGGAGGTGTATGTCACTCTCGTTGATAGATTCCTCAAGAGGAAGATGGTTTTTGATGCGGTGGACTTGTTCCGGTTCGCGATGGGAGGGACGGAGAAGCCATCGACTGAGGACTTCTTGTTCTTATTGAAGAAGCTTGTCGTGAGTGAGGATATGGATCTGAAGTTGTTGATGAGAGTTGTACGGATCTATCAGAAGGCGGGGAATGAGGTGAAGTGTTCTGTATTTGATGCTGTCATCAAGTCATTGAGAAGTGTTGGGAAGCTCGGGGAGAGTGGTAGGGTGTTGAAGGCCATGGAGGAAGGTGGTTTTGCACCAGATAGCGCTGTGCATGGGAAAGCTGTTCTTGCAATGTGTGATGCTGGGGAACTGGAAAAAGCACGCGAACATTTGGCTCGTGTGGAAAAATCAGGGTATAAGTTGGATCCACGTGTATGGGCTGCTTTAGTTCAGAAGTATTCTCTTGGCAATGATGTTGATATGGCAGTTTCATGCTTCCCTGAAATGCTGGAAAGAAGAAGCGGCAATCAGGTTGGTTGTGCCCTTGAGGTGCTTGTTTATGGACTATgcaagaagaaagaagcaaaggaagcattcaaagttctgaagaaCCTGGTGTCAGAAAAGGCTGTGGTTCCTTGGCAAACTACCTACAAGTATTTGATCCACAAGTTGATCCGCCAAGGCCATCTGAAAGAAGCATTTGACGTGCTAGGTTTAATGAAAGATAATGGCTTTCCTCCTTTTATTGACCCATTTCTTGCACACATTTCGAAGTCCGGGACCGTGGAGGATGCCCTGGGTCTGCTAAAGGCAATGTCTTCAAAGGAGTTCCCATCAAGAACAGTTTACATGCGCATGTTTCAAGGTTTCTTCAGAGAGGGGAGGCATGAAATTGCGCAACAGCTACTCTCTGTATCTCCTGGAAGTGTCCGAAACCACGCAGATGTTCTCAATCTCTTCTATAAGAAAAAGCTGGAAGAATCTGCTGCAGTAGCTTTGTAG
- the LOC100843882 gene encoding 26S proteasome regulatory subunit S10B homolog B: MADGEDAAAARRRSAVSEYRKKMLLCREIESRVGVARENLKNAKKDFAKTEDDLKSLQSVGQIIGEVLRPLDNERFIVKASSGPRYVVGCRSKVDKEKLTSGTRVVLDMTTLTIMRTLPREVDPVVYNMLHEDPGNVSYSAVGGLSDQIRELRESIELPLMNPELFLRVGIKPPKGVLLYGPPGTGKTLLARAIASNIDANFLKIVSSAIIDKYIGESARLIREMFGYARDHQPCIIFMDEIDAIGGRRFSEGTSADREIQRTLMELLNQLDGFDELGKVKMIMATNRPDVLDPALLRPGRLDRKIEIPLPNEQSRTEVLKIHAAGIAKHGEIDYEAVVKLAEGFNGADLRNVCTEAGMAAIRAERDYVVHEDFMKAVRKLNDAKKLESSAHYSADFGKD, encoded by the exons ATGGCCGACGGAgaggatgccgccgccgcccgccgccgctccgcggTGTCCGAATACCGGAAGAAAATGCTTCTCTGCAGGGAGATCGAATCGCGCGTCGGAGTTG CAAGGGAAAACCTTAAAAATGCTAAGAAAGACTTTGCAAAGACTGAAGATGACTTGAAGTCACTGCAAAGCGTTGGACAGATAATAGGAGAGGTTCTCCGCCCTCTTGACAATGAACGTT TTATTGTTAAGGCTAGCAGTGGTCCAAGATACGTTGTCGGGTGCCGGAGTAAAGTGGACAAGGAGAAGTTAACTTCTGGAACTCGTGTAGTGCTGGACATGACAACTTTGACAATCATGCGCACTCTGCCAAGGGAG GTGGACCCTGTGGTGTATAACATGCTACATGAAGATCCGGGGAATGTCAGTTACTCTGCTGTAGGCGGTTTATCTGATCAAATTAGAGAGCTCAGGGAATCAATCGAGCTTCCTTTGATGAACCCGGAATTGTTTCTTAGGGTTGGAATTAAGCCTCCCAAG GGCGTTCTACTCTACGGCCCACCAGGAACCGGGAAGACACTGTTAGCGAGGGCTATCGCCAGTAACATTGATGCTAACTTTCTGAAG ATTGTATCAAGCGCTATTATTGACAAATACATTGGAGAAAGCGCTCGTCTAATTAGAGAAATGTTTGGCTATGCAAGGGATCACCAA CCATGCATTATCTTCATGGATGAAATTGATGCAATTGGTGGGAGAAGATTTAGTGAGGGAACTAGTGCCGATCGTGAGATCCAGCGAACGCTGATGGAACTGCTCAATCAGTTAGATGGATTTGATGAGCTTGGCAAG GTAAAGATGATCATGGCAACAAACAGACCTGATGTTCTTGACCCTGCGCTCCTTCGTCCCGGGCGTCTCGACAGAAAGATTGAGATTCCACTACCAAATGAGCAATCAAGGACAGAAGTTCTTAAAATTCATGCAGCTGGTATTGCCAAGCATGGGGAAATAGACTATGAAGCAGTCGTGAAATTGGCTGAA GGCTTCAATGGGGCTGATCTTCGCAATGTCTGCACCGAAGCTGGCATGGCTGCTATTCGTGCAGAGCGGGACTACGTGGTCCACGAGGACTTCATGAAG GCAGTCAGGAAACTGAACGATGCCAAGAAACTGGAATCCAGTGCCCACTACAGCGCGGACTTTGGCAAAGATTAA